TTCAGGACGCAGTACGCGGGGGATGCTTTGTGGTTCTGAGCTCACGGGTTCCCTACGGTCCCGTCATCCCGACGTACGGTGACGGCGGCGGGGTGGACCTGGTGCGGGCCGGAGCGATTCCCTCAGGCGACCTCAAGCCTCCGCAGGCTCGCATCCTTGCGGCACTGCTGACGTCCCAGCCGGCAACCCCCGAGCAGATTCACCGTGTTCTGACTGCTGCTCCCGGCAGGCAGGGCGGGCAGTCAGGATAACGAAAGGGTTGCGGCCTTGCGCGTATGACCGGCAGATGGTTCCAGAGTTCATAAGTTGGCTTATTATTAGTGGCACAGATATGCCCCTTACAAGGAGGTAAGAGATGTCGGGCTACTTCAAGCTTGTAGACGCCCACGACGGCGCTTTTCGGATCAAACTCATTTCCGGTGACGGCGCGCTCATGGCGGTATCAGCCATGTTTCCCACCAAGCAGGCAGCCGTCGCGGGAATCGAGCTCCTGCGCGAGATTGCCGGCACCGGCCCGGTTGTAGATCAAAGCCACGACGCAGACATGCTCGGCGACGCCAGCCGCGAGAACGGCCGAGCCAAAGCATCCTGACACTTTGGTTCTGATCGGCAGTCCTGATCAAAAGGCCCGGAGTTCCGTTGTCGGAACTCCGGGCCTTTTTGGCTGCAGCCGCTTTTACTTGTTGTCATCATCTCCTTCGGCTGCCTCTTGGCTGTGCTGACGCGGTTCATTGGGTCCAGCGGCTGACGAGTCTCCCTCGGACGGAGCTTCGTTGTGGGTACGGTCCTGGTCATTGCCGGATGTGGGATGTTCCTTCTCAGCCATGGTTATCTCCAGTCAGGTTGGGTGCGCGCAGGCTCCGGAGAAGAGCCGCCCGTATGTTCAGTCTAGGAAGCGGTGTTCCGGGCAGTAAGGGCCAACCGCCAAGTCGCCGTCCCGGCGTCCGGGAGCGCTCCGGCCTGTTATCAAACCTGCCGATATCAGTCCTAGCCAGAGGCCTGATCTGCCGGTACCGTGAACCGGATGCAGCCAACTGAAGAGGCAGACGTCATTGTTGTCGGTGCCGGACTGGCGGGCCTCACAGCAACCGCCGAGTTGATTGAGGCCGGCCGCTCCGTCATCCTCGTGGAACAGGAAGGCGAAGCGAGCCTGGGCGGGCAGGCCTGGTGGTCCTTCGGCGGACTCTTCATGGTGAATACGCCCGAACAGCGGCGGCTGCGGGTTCGCGATTCCGTGGAACTGGCGTGGCAGGACTGGCTCGGAACGGCAGGCTTTGACCGGCCGGAAGATTACTGGCCGCGCCGTTGGGCTGAGTCCTACGTCCACTTCGCGGCGGGGGAGAAACGTGCGTGGCTGCATCAGATGGGGCACCGTGTCTTTCCGGTGGTTGGGTGGGCGGAACGCGGCGGTTACGGGGCCACCGGGCCGGGCAACTCGGTACCCCGGTTCCACATCACCTGGGGTACCGGCCCGGGCATCACCGCACCCTTTGAAGCGAAAGTGCGCGACGGCGTCGCCCGCGGGCTGGTGCGGCTGGCATTCCGCCACCGGATGGAGGAACTGACGGTAAGCAACGGCGTCGTCACCGGGGTGCGCGGCAGTGTGCTGGAGCCGACGACGGCAGTTCGCGGCGCTGTGACCAGCCGCGTCCCGCTGGCGGAGTTCGAGTTCACTGCCGGCGCCGTCGTCGTCACGACCGGCGGAATCGGCGGGGACCATGCTTTGGTGCGGGCGGCCTGGCCGAAGCGTCTGGGAACTCCGCCTGAAACGATGCTCAGCGGGGTGCCTGAACACGTGGACGGCCGCGGCATCACCGCCAGTGCCGCGGCCGGGGGCCGGGTCATCAATCCGGACCGGATGTGGCACTACGTGGAGGGCATTCGGAATTGGAACCCGGTGTGGGCCAACCACGGGATCCGGATTCTGCCCGGTCCGTCCTCGCTCTGGCTGGACGCCGCCGGCAACCGGCTCCCGGTGCCCCTGTTTCCCGGCTTCGATACCCTCGGCACGCTGGAACATCTGCGCGGCACCGGCCAGGACTACAGCTGGTTCATCCTCAACAAGGCGATCATCCGCAAGGAGTTTGCACTGTCCGGGTCCGAGCAGAATCCGGATCTGACGGGTAAATCCGTGCGTGACGTGCTGGGCCGTGCCACCGCCGGGGTGCCCGGGCCGGTGCAAAAGTTCCTGGACCACGGTGAGGACTTCATTACCGCCGGCTCGGTGGAGGAACTGGTGGCGCGAATGAACGCGCTGGCGAAGGACTCCACCAACGGCGCTGCTCCGGTCCTGTCCGCCGAGGCAATCCGGGCCGAGCTGGAAGCCCGGGACCGGGAGATCGCTAATCCGTTCAGCAAGGACAGCCAGGTTACCGCCATCCGCGGAGCCCGGAGCTATCTGGGGGACCGGCTCATTCGGACGGCGTCCCCGCATCCGATTCTGGATCCTCAAGATGGTCCGCTCATTGCGGTGCGGCTGTCGGTGCTGACCCGCAAAACCCTCGGCGGTCTGGAAACGGACATGGACTCACGCGTGCTGGGGCTGGACGGAAATCCCGTTCCCGGCCTCTTTGCCGCGGGTGAGGCGGCGGGTTTTGGCGGCGGCGGCATGCACGGCTACCGGTCCCTGGAAGGAACCTTCCTGGGCGGTTGCCTGTTCAGCGGCCGGGCGGCCGGCAGGGCAGCCGCCCGGTAGCCATCATGTGGCCCGCGGCAGCGGGACATATCTGGCCCCGCCCTGGCCGACCCGGCCAAAGCTGTAACCTACGCTGACCCCGGGGTGAGGTTCCTGCCCGTCCGGCAGCAGCCCGGCGCCGTCAGAAACCCCGCCGTCAGAAACCCCGGCAGAATCCGGGCCGGCAGAAGCGCCTCCGGCGCCCAGCAGGCTCCGCGTCAATGTCTCGCCCTGGCCCAGGAGTTCCCGAACGGCGGCGGCCAAGTGCTTGTCACCGGGCTGCTCGCCGGCATCCACGGCAACCAGTACTGCCCGCCGGATCAGCTCCCGTGCGAAGGACGCGGTGGCGCCCTCGGACTGGTCCGCGGCAGCCTGCAGCGCAGCTTCGGAAAACACTCCGGCCGGGGCGTAGAGTTCCAGCAGCCGCACCCGGTTTCCGGCATCGGGCAGCGGAATTTCGACGGCGAGGTCCACCCGCCCGGGCCGCTGCACGAGCGCCCGTTCCAGGGCTTCCGCCCGGTTGGTGGTCATGAGGAAGACGACATCGGCGTCGGCATCCAGCCCGTCCAGG
This genomic interval from Arthrobacter sunyaminii contains the following:
- a CDS encoding YegP family protein: MSGYFKLVDAHDGAFRIKLISGDGALMAVSAMFPTKQAAVAGIELLREIAGTGPVVDQSHDADMLGDASRENGRAKAS
- a CDS encoding FAD-binding dehydrogenase, translated to MQPTEEADVIVVGAGLAGLTATAELIEAGRSVILVEQEGEASLGGQAWWSFGGLFMVNTPEQRRLRVRDSVELAWQDWLGTAGFDRPEDYWPRRWAESYVHFAAGEKRAWLHQMGHRVFPVVGWAERGGYGATGPGNSVPRFHITWGTGPGITAPFEAKVRDGVARGLVRLAFRHRMEELTVSNGVVTGVRGSVLEPTTAVRGAVTSRVPLAEFEFTAGAVVVTTGGIGGDHALVRAAWPKRLGTPPETMLSGVPEHVDGRGITASAAAGGRVINPDRMWHYVEGIRNWNPVWANHGIRILPGPSSLWLDAAGNRLPVPLFPGFDTLGTLEHLRGTGQDYSWFILNKAIIRKEFALSGSEQNPDLTGKSVRDVLGRATAGVPGPVQKFLDHGEDFITAGSVEELVARMNALAKDSTNGAAPVLSAEAIRAELEARDREIANPFSKDSQVTAIRGARSYLGDRLIRTASPHPILDPQDGPLIAVRLSVLTRKTLGGLETDMDSRVLGLDGNPVPGLFAAGEAAGFGGGGMHGYRSLEGTFLGGCLFSGRAAGRAAAR